A genome region from Nicotiana tabacum cultivar K326 chromosome 13, ASM71507v2, whole genome shotgun sequence includes the following:
- the LOC107802584 gene encoding chitinase 2-like has translation MNRNMAKFFFVLLHITALLLSVQQFGDGKKVMMEYIGATGKPITFDDVPIDEGIDFHFILSFAIDADHLGNPQNGNFSPYWASNLTPDSVASIKSKYPNVKALASLSGWSLGQKVLNWYKPADTHRWISNAFTSLKSIVNTYHLDGIDIDYERFPKHNETFTYCIGELITLLKNQSVISVATIAPYYRTVLPYIELYKNYGDFIDYVNHQFYTDKVRTPRGYLKAFIQRSQQFDKEKLIPSYEVNGRGIQGNAFFDALRLLESSGFHVNGAMIFSADASAEDNYYYERKIQAFLLNSISV, from the exons ATGAACAGAAATATGGCGAAATTTTTCTTCGTTCTCCTTCATATCACTGCGCTGTTGCTCAGCGTCCAGCAATTCGGTG ATGGAAAGAAGGTAATGATGGAGTATATTGGAGCAACAGGCAAGCCAATAACATTTGATGATGTTCCAATAGATGAGGGCATTGACTTTCATTTCATTCTCAGCTTTGCCATTGATGCAGACCATTTAGGGAACCCACAAAATGGTAACTTCTCACCATATTGGGCATCAAACCTAACCCCAGACTCAGTTGCATCAATCAAATCCAAATACCCTAATGTTAAAGCCTTGGCTAGCCTTTCGGGTTGGAGTTTAGGTCAAAAAGTCCTTAATTG GTACAAACCAGCCGACACTCACCGATGGATATCGAATGCATTCACTTCCCTCAAATCTATTGTCAACACTTATCATCTTGATGGCATTGACATTGACTATGAAAGATTCCCAAAGCACAATGAAACTTTTACTTATTGCATAGGGGAGTTAATAACTCTCTTAAAGAACCAAAGTGTTATTTCTGTAGCAACAATTGCACCATATTATCGCACGGTTTTACCATACATAGAGTTGTACAAGAACTATGGGGATTTCATTGATTATGTGAACCATCAATTTTATACAGATAAAGTTAGAACACCAAGAGGTTATTTGAAGGCTTTTATTCAAAGGAGTCAACAGTTTGATAAGGAGAAATTAATTCCTAGTTATGAAGTGAATgggagagggattcaagggaatgCATTTTTTGATGCTTTGAGATTGTTGGAAAGTAGTGGATTTCATGTCAATGGTGCCATGATATTCTCAGCCGATGCTTCTGCTGAGGATAATTACTactatgaaagaaaaatacaagcatTCTTGCTCAATTCTATTAGTGTATGA